acagcaccagcacacacacacacacagcaccagcacacacacacacacagcaccagcacacacacacacacacagcaccagcacacacacacagcaccagcacacacacacacagcaccagcacacacacacacagcaccagtacacacacacacacacacacacagcaccaacacacacacacacacacagcaccagcacacacacacatacacagcaccagcacacacacacatatctctccccccccccccccccacccccaccaaccccgcGACTATGGACATAGGGAAGGAATGAGGTGAAAGGTGCACTTGGTGCATTCCCGGTAATTGCATGGGGAGGTACCTTAGGAAGTTTATAGCATTTGTTTTTGTAAATAACCATATTGCAATGAGGATATGCCTCGTGTGTGGTCATGCTGGAGGACCATTTGACATTCCATGTTCACTGTCTATAAATACTTTAGTTTATGTTGTTGCTGGTGGCCTGTCTGTTCCCTCTCTTTGTAGATCTGTTTTGAAAATGctgaacagcaccttccaaacccaccacctctaccatctagaagcagagacatgcaaacaccaccatctgcaagttcccttccaagccactcaccatcctgacttggaaatatatcgctgttcctggaactccctccctgacagcactgtgggtgtacctacaccacatggactgtagtagttcaagaaggtagctgagTACCACCTTTTCAatgccaaagtttatttattagtgtcacaagtaggcttacattaacactgcaacaaagttactgtgaaaatccccttgttgccacactccggcgcctgtttgggtacactgagggagaatttagcatggccaatgcacctaaccagcacgtctttcagactgtgggaggaaaccggagcacccggaggaaacccatgcaaatgctggcctagccagcacattcacatcccgtgaaataatttttaaaatgtaatgcCTGACACGGTTAATAGCAAAGCCCATGAGAGCTCTATTAGCAAACATAAAGACACTTCTGAATATTGTGTCAAAAGAACCCCTTTTGGGGTTAAAGCCGAGATCTGCTGCAATCATGAAAGTACATTAAACACATTGCACTTTGTTGAAATTAAGTTAACTAGACCAGTCCTTGGCTTCAAACTTGACTCAATTTATTGGAAGCTGCACATTTTAGATAGAAGCGCTTATATATTTGACAAATTAGCAGACTGTCACTGATTCAGAGAGAGGAGCAGGAAAAAATTCACCTGATTCATgtgtatttttgtgtggatttacATTCTAAACTAACTCATCCTAACCTCACTACCCCAGCAGAGATCAGTGCAGACCAAGGGGATTATTCTATGTGTTGTCTGAGAGTGTTAACCAGCAAAGAACTATCATTAAAAACGGAAACTTGGACAAAGATATTTCAACTTCTAATTTGGGATTTATGATTagtgattatctagctgatcaagTTGCCGCGTTGCACACCCCAAGGCTTCTTTCCATCCACCCCTTGAAATAGATGTTTTTAAACCCACAGCTTCCTAGGCAGAATGGGGAGAATGGGACAGTCCAGCAGAGTTCGTGGCCTTTGTTAAGGGACACAGTGCAGGTGGCGATGAGCTGTCCATGCACTGGATAAAAGAGACATGGCTAAACTCAAAAATCTAAAGATCACTTACCCTCCAGTCACTGTACCAAACCCTTAAAAGaagatagggaaggaaatgtcctttagagaaggaaatgtcttcatgttctttcgggaaggaaatctgccgtccttacctggtctggcctacatgtgactcacagcaatgtggttgactctcaactgtctcgggcaactagggatgagcaataaataaatgccggccagccagcgatgcccatgtcccacaaatgaatgaggaGTTGACTGCTTCTTAAAACTTAATAATTGGCTAAGGTTCCTTCTTTGATGCCATTTCAATGATCCAAGGCCCTATCAGGAAGATAGGGACTGGGGCAACCCTTCTCACCTAATCCACATCCAGCACTCCCAGCCCACTCTCTTCCCAGAGCCTCCCAATCCCAGAGCTCCAGAACACAGATTTCATGGGGGAAGATTTGGCAGCTTGGCACTAGAGGAGAGAAATCTATGGTAAACCTCGTGAAGACAGGCAGTTCAGCTGGGAATCATGCAGAGAATAATGTACCGAGGAGGGCTCTGGGTGCCAGGAGGAAAGAGTTATTAGAAACCAGGGTATTTCTGTCAAAGTCACTCAATTTTCAAACTGTTAGGATGGGTGAGgtggcacttggagtattgtgtacagttttggtcaccctgttaaaggaaagacattgataaactggaaagagtgcacagaagatttacaaggatgctagcaggactagtgggcctgagttatagggagcggttggccaggctagggctttatgggttgcacagtggttagcactgctgcctcacagtgccagggacccgggttcgattcccatttgggtcactgcttgtgcggagtctgtacgttctccccgtgtctgcgtgggtttcctccgggtgctccgctttcctcccagagtccaaagatgtgcaagttggtggattggccgtgctaaattgtccattagtatcaggagaatgaggggtgatcttattgaggtataaaatcatgaggggcattgataggatGAACGCCcgaagtctttttcccaggggaggggaattgaaaactagagggcagaggtttaagatgagaggggaaagatttaaaagggacctgaggggcaacttcttcacgcagagggtggtgggtgtatggaatgggctgccagagaaagtggttgaggcgggttcaatagaaacatttaaaaagcatttggataagtacatggatggggaaggattagagggatatgggccaaacacaggtaattgggactagctgggagggcaccagggTCGGCATGgatcggttgggccgaagggcctgtttccgtgctgtattgctctatgactctacaacacAAAGGGTGCAGGCCTTATTGCAGAGACATGAATTGTACAGGAAAAAATGAAAAGCAATGCAGTTGGTACCTCAGGCCTGAAAGTGGATGACGACCCTCTGGAATTAGAGGGAGCCGATCTGATCACAAGAATGGAGTGTGAAGTTTAGGCTTAAGCTGCAAAGTAGCAGACGTAACAGGGCAGCTGTGGAAAAGTTTGCAATTGGTCCCAAGAAAGTGGATAACTTTCAATAACCTGATAAATAGCCAAAGACtttctgggggatgggggaggggaaacagtcactgtGGAAAAGGTTGCATTCAGGGCTTTGGTCAAAAGTGTCTGTAGTTATATTTGATTATGCTTTTTGATGTCAAGTACAAGTAATTACCTAAGAGTGTTTATTTAATGGTGTTTGCATTACTGGTTTCCTGTTTAGTAAAACTGACTTGTTTAAACGTGAAATCTTGTGGCATAATCTCTTTCAGTTAACGTAGGAGGGTTTgaacttagaatcctacagtgctgaaggaggccatttggcccatcgagtctgcaccgaccacaatcccacccaggccctatcctgtaaccccacacatttaccccgcaaccccttgacactagggtcaatttagcttggccaaccatctttggattgtaggaggaaatcagagcacccggaggaaacccacgcagacacggggagaacatgcagattccgcacagacagtgacccaagcgggaatcgaacccgggtccctggcgctgtgaggcagcagtgccaaccactgtgccaaccgcaCCACTTCTGTATAAACATTCGCTGCCTCTACAGGGATCATAACAATATTCTTTCTTAATTCTTATACAGCGAGCAAATCAAATTTAATTAAACAAATCACAAACCTTGCCTTTTGTTTGCCAAGAGGCCTTTCCATGAGGATCCTGCCTCTTTTCCCAAAGTAGGACAACCATTCCACGAACCTGCAGCAGGCTGCTGCATACGTCCCTCATTAAGTGCGACACTTCTGAGAGCTGTGACAAACTGAACCCATCTAGAAACCCCGCAATGTGCTGCAAAATCTCAAAGGGCAGTTTGCTCAGTTGGTCACCGGCCACTCCTATGCTGGCCATCCGACCCTCACAGGTTCCCAGCAACACAGACGGGACAGATGGCTGGATTCCAAAGGACTTCAGGTGACGATCATGAATCACCTTTGAACCCTGGGTAGAAGGGCAGAACCGTCTCTGGGAATAGGTGCATCCATAATAGGCCAAAGGACAGCGATGTTCCAACCAGCCATTGAGGCCAGCGTGAATGTCCCCGTGCACATTCTTAAAGTGAGAGGGAAACTCATCTCTCCTGAAGAACTGGCCACACACAAACGTGAACATAGAACGTTGCTTTGTTTGGTATCTGGTCACACACTCCAAGACCAGGTCCAGCCCCAATGTGTGGAAAGGGCTCGGGTTCGACAGCTGAGGGTTTGCGTGGTCGCAAGCGGACGCGGAGGCAATCTCGCCGACCGTGGTATTGGTAGCTAATATGGCTGATGGGAACGAGAAGGTCTGCGTGCCCAAATCAACGCGGCTTCCATCGACGCTGCGGCTGTCCGAAATCCCCCTGCCACTGGGAGAGTCTCCTAAACAGAACAAGAGAGCAGCTGTGATCAAGTCGATGCCCTGTAATTCCAAAGGGTCATCATCCACTTCCAGGTCAGACGTGTCAACTGCTTTGCTTTCCATTTTTTTCCTGTACCAATTCAAGTCCCCGAGGTAGGGCCTGCGCCCATTGTGCCTGTCTAACAGTTTGAAATTGGCAATGTTCTTCAGTGCTTGTCGCTCGGTGGGTCTGTTGACTAACTTTCTCACCCCACAAGGATCCGGTGGCAAAGAGCCCTCTTGAAAACGGTCTGGATGTAACAAGCTCTCCACGGTGAGGAGCTGTGCAAACACAGGTAAGAAGTGGTCAGGCTCCGAGGAACTCCCATCGCAATCCATCTCATTCTCATGGCAGGAGCCATTCATCGTCTCTTCCACTGGCTGATCGCAATCATACGAATCCATTCCTTCCGGATCTAAGGTGTAAGTGTTCACATCCGCTTTGTGGAAACCGTTACATAAGGCACTTGTCTTGAGTTGGATGCATCCATCGGTGCCATCATCCGCTTCAGTCACCACACCTGACAAAGTGTGAAAGCCATTTTCCTCCACGCACAGGTTCCAATCCCTCCAGGGCGGATCATAGGTGACAGAATCGCCATCTACGCCACCAACCGCTCCTCCCTCCGTCGTGCTTTTGCAGGGATCGTCGCTGACCTCTGCAAAGTACGGTGCTTTCGGCGGATCCTCCTCCACAACCTGGACTCCACCATTCCTTTCAGATCGATCCTCCGGCATCCTCCCATTGGCCAGCTCCCCGTCTTTTGTGGCATTGTTTAAAAGATCCAGGGCCACGACTAGCGTCCTGGTCGTTTCAACCGTGGCTCGGTACAGCTCTGTGTAGGCTTCTTCATTGGCAGACAGCAAAGCGCTGGGAGGAGAACCATTTGATGCTTCCACAGTCCCGGGGACTTGCTCTGCATTTCGGAACTGCTTGGGAGCAGAGTTTGAAGCTGTGGTTACCACTTTGAGTGATTCAAGCAGCATCCGCTGATCCTGAAGAGCTAAGGCCAAGTCCAGCTGCTCCACCCCATCGCCGTCTTTGCTGAAGCTTTCGTAGGATTTGCGGTCAGCGTAGCTCACGGGCCAGCGATTCCATTCCATCGTGCAGCAAACAACACTGGCAGGGCAAAGCTCGAGGTGTTCACCAATCTTGTTCCGTGCAATGATGAACGGGCACCCAAAGTCGCTGTTGAGGCATGGCACTCTCTCCAGGGGGCACAGCAGGCGATGTTCACCCGCTTTGCACAAGTGAAAGACAGCTCCACACACCAAGGGGCAGCCAATCAGGTCACACGATACATTTGTCTCTGGCCTGACCATACAGCGCCGGCTCACACAGTTTAAGCAGTGCAGGTGCTGCTCCATTATGGCCTCTCCAGTTCTGTGTGGAGAAACGCAATGAATAACATTTACACATCAACATTAGCATTATTACAACTACATCAGCAGAAATATACAACCAGCCTCGAGGCTTTTACAcacaaacaggaggaggccactcagccccaagactgttacacaggatcagggggaggccattcagcagttGAGACTGTTACACAGCTAcaaggggaggccattcggccccttcagaccattacagaggaacaggaggaggccattcagccccttgaaattGTTACACAgctacaggagaaggccattcagcccattaagactgttacataggaacaggagaaggccattcagtcccttaagAATATTACACAgctacagaaggccattcagcccattgagactgttacacaggaacagaaggccaATTAGTAACATTTACACATCAACATTAGCATCATTACAAC
Above is a window of Mustelus asterias chromosome 5, sMusAst1.hap1.1, whole genome shotgun sequence DNA encoding:
- the fbxo30a gene encoding F-box only protein 30a isoform X1, translating into MEQHLHCLNCVSRRCMVRPETNVSCDLIGCPLVCGAVFHLCKAGEHRLLCPLERVPCLNSDFGCPFIIARNKIGEHLELCPASVVCCTMEWNRWPVSYADRKSYESFSKDGDGVEQLDLALALQDQRMLLESLKVVTTASNSAPKQFRNAEQVPGTVEASNGSPPSALLSANEEAYTELYRATVETTRTLVVALDLLNNATKDGELANGRMPEDRSERNGGVQVVEEDPPKAPYFAEVSDDPCKSTTEGGAVGGVDGDSVTYDPPWRDWNLCVEENGFHTLSGVVTEADDGTDGCIQLKTSALCNGFHKADVNTYTLDPEGMDSYDCDQPVEETMNGSCHENEMDCDGSSSEPDHFLPVFAQLLTVESLLHPDRFQEGSLPPDPCGVRKLVNRPTERQALKNIANFKLLDRHNGRRPYLGDLNWYRKKMESKAVDTSDLEVDDDPLELQGIDLITAALLFCLGDSPSGRGISDSRSVDGSRVDLGTQTFSFPSAILATNTTVGEIASASACDHANPQLSNPSPFHTLGLDLVLECVTRYQTKQRSMFTFVCGQFFRRDEFPSHFKNVHGDIHAGLNGWLEHRCPLAYYGCTYSQRRFCPSTQGSKVIHDRHLKSFGIQPSVPSVLLGTCEGRMASIGVAGDQLSKLPFEILQHIAGFLDGFSLSQLSEVSHLMRDVCSSLLQVRGMVVLLWEKRQDPHGKASWQTKGKAWRFSTAFGTVKEWRFAEIASMADHLKDCRYNTVERTGEAVPLPCMCVTRELTKGGRPLRSVLKPVL
- the fbxo30a gene encoding F-box only protein 30a isoform X2, giving the protein MEQHLHCLNCVSRRCMVRPETNVSCDLIGCPLVCGAVFHLCKAGEHRLLCPLERVPCLNSDFGCPFIIARNKIGEHLELCPASVVCCTMEWNRWPVSYADRKSYESFSKDGDGVEQLDLALALQDQRMLLESLKVVTTASNSAPKQFRNAEQVPGTVEASNGSPPSALLSANEEAYTELYRATVETTRTLVVALDLLNNATKDGELANGRMPEDRSERNGGVQVVEEDPPKAPYFAEVSDDPCKSTTEGGAVGGVDGDSVTYDPPWRDWNLCVEENGFHTLSGVVTEADDGTDGCIQLKTSALCNGFHKADVNTYTLDPEGMDSYDCDQPVEETMNGSCHENEMDCDGSSSEPDHFLPVFAQLLTVESLLHPDRFQEGSLPPDPCGVRKLVNRPTERQALKNIANFKLLDRHNGRRPYLGDLNWYRKKMESKAVDTSDLEVDDDPLELQGIDLITAALLFCLGDSPSGRGISDSRSVDGSRVDLGTQTFSFPSAILATNTTVGEIASASACDHANPQLSNPSPFHTLGLDLVLECVTRYQTKQRSMFTFVCGQFFRRDEFPSHFKNVHGDIHAGLNGWLEHRCPLAYYGCTYSQRRFCPSTQGSKVIHDRHLKSFGIQPSVPSVLLGTCEGRMASIGVAGDQLSKLPFEILQHIAGFLDGFSLSQLSEVSHLMRDVCSSLLQVRGMVVLLWEKRQDPHGKASWQTKGLAIQHRLRHGKRVEVCRNRQHG